From the Leucobacter tenebrionis genome, one window contains:
- a CDS encoding ABC transporter permease, whose translation MNFLDLFDQDLVSSVLRSLIPILLAALGGMLAERVGIFNIGLEGMILVGAFCGVAASFFAHNWIVGVIVAMLAGALFSLILGYGSVYRKGDPIVLAIAMNILAVGMTSFLLVAIFDVQGVFQDPGIDGIPTWRIPILADIPVIGSLFSLTPLGYLALLLVPALWVMLFRTPLGLRLRGVGERPLAAATMGVNPQRYQLGAVIASGALAGLGGAQLALGNVVQFTENMSAGRGWIAVVAVMLARAHPVGVLGAALLFGFADAIGFRLQSFGLPQQLTDAGPYVVTLLVLVLMSKRFRKTREAALA comes from the coding sequence ATGAATTTCCTCGACCTGTTTGATCAGGATCTCGTCTCCTCGGTGCTCCGATCCCTGATCCCGATCCTGCTCGCGGCCCTCGGCGGGATGCTCGCCGAGCGCGTCGGCATCTTCAACATCGGCCTCGAGGGCATGATCCTCGTCGGCGCGTTCTGCGGCGTCGCGGCCTCGTTCTTCGCCCACAACTGGATCGTGGGCGTGATCGTCGCGATGCTCGCCGGCGCACTGTTCTCGCTCATCCTGGGCTACGGATCGGTCTACCGCAAGGGCGATCCCATCGTGCTGGCGATCGCCATGAACATCCTCGCCGTGGGCATGACGAGCTTCCTGCTCGTCGCCATCTTCGACGTGCAGGGCGTGTTCCAGGATCCCGGGATCGACGGCATCCCGACCTGGCGCATCCCGATCCTGGCCGACATCCCCGTGATCGGCTCGCTGTTCTCCCTCACCCCGCTCGGATATCTGGCTCTGCTGCTCGTACCCGCGCTGTGGGTCATGCTGTTCCGCACGCCCCTCGGGCTGCGACTGCGCGGTGTGGGCGAGCGCCCGCTCGCGGCCGCGACCATGGGCGTCAACCCGCAGCGGTACCAACTGGGAGCGGTGATCGCCTCGGGCGCGCTCGCCGGCCTCGGCGGGGCGCAGCTCGCGCTCGGCAACGTGGTGCAGTTCACCGAGAACATGTCGGCCGGGCGCGGCTGGATCGCCGTCGTCGCGGTGATGCTCGCCCGTGCGCACCCCGTCGGCGTGCTCGGTGCGGCGCTGCTGTTCGGCTTCGCCGACGCGATCGGGTTCCGCCTGCAGTCGTTCGGGCTGCCCCAGCAGCTCACCGACGCCGGGCCCTACGTGGTCACGCTGCTCGTGCTCGTGCTCATGAGCAAGCGGTTCCGCAAGACCCGGGAAGCGGCGCTCGCGTGA
- a CDS encoding ABC transporter permease, with product MSALQRFGRWLAGPIPISIVLAFLIGACFMLIAGVDPLSGYTAMLQGSFGTGAGLANTLQRAVPIVGIGIAIAIAFRAGVLNLGTEGQAGLGALAGGIVAIYVPGPGPLVLLLAVVAAVAVGAAWGLIAGVLQNLLGVPILLSTLLLNYPARYFSSWLIRFRLDESSSDLVASEQVRPEVQLSMIVPRDSGFAETLRNSLGATNPVTAVLTGVNWSLIVLILVVIATIFMNRRTRYGFESGLSGQNAEFVRYGGVNPGPLVLRTMTLSGGLAGLFGLMLVIGAPNTRLIEGYFVQTNYAWTALLVTLLALYRPVGILIAGTFFAAIMVGSDAMGRELGLSPQIAAVIQALVIILLAFRVALPRFRRRGRAPESEAATGAPPPLPQPGEPQPALTGTADSADAGTPADEKESAR from the coding sequence CGCGGGCGTCGATCCGCTCAGCGGCTACACCGCGATGCTGCAGGGGTCGTTCGGCACCGGGGCGGGGCTCGCGAACACGCTGCAGCGCGCCGTCCCCATCGTCGGCATCGGCATCGCCATCGCCATCGCCTTCCGCGCCGGCGTGCTGAACCTCGGCACCGAGGGCCAGGCCGGCCTCGGCGCTCTCGCCGGCGGCATCGTCGCGATCTACGTGCCCGGCCCGGGGCCGCTCGTGCTGCTGCTCGCGGTGGTCGCGGCGGTGGCGGTCGGCGCCGCATGGGGCCTCATCGCGGGAGTGCTGCAGAATCTGCTCGGCGTGCCGATCCTGCTCTCCACGCTGCTGCTCAACTACCCCGCCCGCTACTTCTCGTCGTGGCTCATCCGGTTCCGGCTCGATGAATCGAGCTCCGACCTGGTCGCCAGCGAGCAGGTGCGGCCCGAGGTGCAGCTCTCGATGATCGTGCCGCGCGATTCCGGCTTCGCCGAGACCCTGCGCAACAGCCTCGGCGCGACGAATCCCGTCACCGCCGTGCTGACGGGCGTCAACTGGTCGCTGATCGTGCTGATCCTCGTGGTCATCGCGACGATCTTCATGAACCGCCGCACCCGCTACGGCTTCGAGTCGGGCCTGAGCGGCCAGAACGCCGAGTTCGTGCGCTACGGCGGCGTCAACCCCGGCCCCCTCGTGCTGCGCACCATGACGCTCTCCGGCGGCCTCGCCGGCCTCTTCGGGCTGATGCTCGTGATCGGCGCCCCCAACACCCGCCTCATCGAGGGCTACTTCGTGCAGACCAACTACGCCTGGACTGCCCTGCTCGTCACGCTGCTCGCCCTCTACCGCCCCGTGGGGATCCTGATCGCCGGCACCTTCTTCGCGGCGATCATGGTGGGCAGCGATGCGATGGGCCGAGAACTCGGCCTCTCGCCGCAGATCGCGGCCGTCATCCAGGCGCTCGTCATCATCCTGCTCGCGTTCCGCGTGGCGCTCCCGCGCTTCCGCCGCCGCGGGCGCGCCCCGGAGTCCGAAGCCGCGACCGGCGCTCCCCCGCCCCTCCCGCAACCGGGCGAACCGCAGCCGGCACTCACCGGCACCGCCGACTCGGCAGACGCCGGCACCCCCGCAGACGAGAAGGAGTCGGCGCGATGA
- a CDS encoding cupin domain-containing protein → MSGGPSLPPEAARWVERLGLEPLEHEGGLFRRMHLDEHSSAIYYLLADPDFSALHSLDSVEVYHWYAGSPLRLLLLHPDGRSEERLLGPDPDAGQLPQVVVPPGVMQGSSSLGAWSLVGTTMAPPFSWEGFELGERRELQQRYPEAAERISQLTRVVSDTSSGSAG, encoded by the coding sequence GTGAGCGGAGGGCCTTCGCTGCCGCCCGAGGCCGCGCGCTGGGTCGAGCGGCTCGGCCTCGAGCCGCTCGAGCACGAGGGCGGGCTCTTCCGCCGCATGCACCTCGACGAGCACTCCAGCGCGATCTACTATCTGCTCGCCGACCCCGATTTCTCGGCGCTCCACTCCCTCGATTCTGTCGAGGTCTATCACTGGTACGCGGGATCCCCGCTGCGCTTGCTGCTGCTACACCCCGACGGTCGATCCGAGGAGCGCCTGCTCGGCCCCGACCCCGATGCCGGCCAGCTGCCACAGGTGGTCGTGCCACCCGGCGTGATGCAGGGATCCTCGTCTCTCGGCGCGTGGTCGCTCGTCGGCACCACCATGGCGCCCCCGTTCTCCTGGGAGGGTTTCGAGCTCGGCGAACGCCGTGAACTGCAGCAGCGCTACCCCGAGGCGGCCGAACGCATTTCACAATTGACACGGGTCGTTTCAGACACTTCTTCGGGGTCGGCGGGCTAA